The Phacochoerus africanus isolate WHEZ1 chromosome 3, ROS_Pafr_v1, whole genome shotgun sequence genome window below encodes:
- the SMIM19 gene encoding small integral membrane protein 19: MPAGYGVMGDDGSMDYSVHEAWNEATNVYLVVILVSFGLFMYAKRNKRKIMRIFSVPPTAETLSEPNFYDTISKIRLRQQLEMYSISRKYDYQQPQNQADSVQLSLE, from the exons ATGCCTGCAGGTTACGGAGTAATGGGTGACGATGGTTCCATGGATTACAGTGTTCACGAGGCCTGGAATGAAGCCACCAACGTTTACCTGGTCGTGATCCTTGTCAGCTTTGGGCTCTTCATGTATGCCAAGAG gaataaaagaaaaattatgaggaTATTCAGTGTGCCGCCTACAGCAGAAACTTTGTCAGAGCCCAACTTTTATGACACAATAAGTAAAATTCGTCTAAGACAGCAACTGGAAATGTATTCCATTT caaGAAAGTATGATTATCAGCAGCCACAGAACCAAGCTGACAGTGTACAGCTGTCGCTGGAATGA